A section of the Gloeobacter violaceus PCC 7421 genome encodes:
- a CDS encoding TonB-dependent siderophore receptor, whose amino-acid sequence MRSFSGYFFLGSVALAALPSLVAVAPAFALPVAGSEVVLVRKADLEHSALGARGLLGGGLAQAPPAATPAAPSQDLPGSDPSELDEVTVVGRYLRKDATTATKTDTPLIDIPQSIQVVPRQLLEDQKIIQFNDALKTVSGVFNANPTFASFSTFNVRGFNTNNIYRNGFRDGVNSLAGFDVASIERIEVLKGPGSVLYGQGELSGIINVETKRPQPKAAYAATFDAGNYGLFRSSLDFTGPLTADKALSYRLNAVYQNSKSFLDFFQAERWLVAPAFTWRIGSNTTLDIDGEFYNARQPSTFGLPAVGTVLPNPNGKISTGRFVGEPLLDNYGSSAYRFSYRLEHRFSPNWSLRHGFSSSHQRLLFTQTVPVELFPDGRTLLRVITGTTVPDGYTFWRDSNIVDTYLIGNFRTGPVEHKLVFGFDASWFYNATRQFNGALIAPLDLFNPVYSPTRGPTILEANSFNSPSSYGIYIQDQLSFSENLKLLLGLRYDNATQRTADLLTATRTSEDFDAFSPRVGLVWRPILPLALYGSFSRSFLPTLGTNQAGLPFVPERGEQFEAGLKADLLEGKLFTTLAYFDLTRQNVLTPDPSNPFFSLQTGEQNSRGVEFDLTGEPVPGWNLTAAYAYIDARITRDTQFAVGNRLGAVPHHSASLWSTYQLQEGSLKGLGFGLGLFYVGERTGDLANTFTLPGYLRTDAGVYYRADNVRYAFNFRNLFNVEYYESAGSALDVIVGTPFTVIGSVSVEF is encoded by the coding sequence ATGCGCAGTTTTTCGGGTTATTTCTTCTTGGGATCTGTGGCCCTGGCGGCCCTGCCCAGTTTGGTGGCCGTTGCCCCGGCTTTTGCGCTGCCCGTTGCCGGCAGTGAGGTAGTCCTTGTGCGCAAGGCCGATCTGGAGCACAGCGCGCTCGGGGCGCGGGGATTGCTCGGAGGTGGGCTGGCCCAGGCACCGCCCGCCGCGACACCCGCTGCGCCCAGCCAGGATCTGCCCGGGAGCGACCCTTCTGAACTCGACGAAGTCACCGTGGTCGGACGCTACTTGCGCAAGGACGCCACCACCGCCACCAAGACCGACACCCCGCTCATCGACATTCCCCAATCGATCCAGGTGGTCCCCCGGCAGTTGCTCGAAGATCAAAAGATTATTCAGTTCAACGACGCGCTCAAGACCGTGAGCGGCGTCTTCAACGCCAATCCCACCTTTGCCTCCTTCAGCACCTTCAACGTCCGGGGCTTCAACACCAACAACATCTACCGCAACGGCTTTCGCGACGGCGTCAACAGCCTGGCTGGCTTCGACGTCGCTTCGATCGAGCGCATCGAGGTGCTCAAAGGGCCGGGCTCGGTGCTCTACGGCCAGGGCGAACTGAGCGGCATCATCAACGTCGAGACCAAAAGGCCCCAGCCCAAGGCCGCCTACGCCGCCACCTTCGACGCGGGCAACTATGGCCTGTTTCGAAGCAGCCTCGATTTCACCGGGCCGCTCACTGCCGACAAGGCCCTGTCGTACCGGTTGAACGCCGTCTACCAAAATTCCAAAAGCTTCCTCGATTTTTTCCAGGCGGAGCGCTGGTTGGTGGCCCCTGCTTTCACCTGGCGCATCGGCTCCAATACCACCCTCGACATCGACGGCGAATTCTACAATGCCCGCCAGCCTTCCACCTTCGGCCTGCCCGCCGTGGGCACGGTCCTGCCCAACCCGAACGGCAAAATCTCCACCGGCCGCTTTGTGGGCGAACCTTTGCTCGACAACTACGGCAGCAGCGCCTACCGCTTCAGCTACCGGCTCGAACACCGCTTCAGCCCCAATTGGTCGCTGCGCCACGGTTTTTCCTCCAGCCACCAGCGCCTGTTGTTCACCCAGACTGTGCCCGTCGAGCTATTCCCCGACGGCCGCACGCTGTTGCGGGTGATCACGGGCACGACGGTCCCCGACGGGTATACCTTCTGGCGCGACAGCAACATCGTCGACACCTACCTCATCGGCAACTTTCGCACCGGTCCGGTGGAGCACAAGCTCGTCTTCGGCTTCGACGCCTCCTGGTTCTACAACGCCACCCGCCAGTTCAACGGTGCGCTCATCGCCCCGCTCGACCTGTTCAACCCGGTCTACAGCCCGACCCGGGGGCCGACCATTCTGGAGGCGAACAGCTTCAATTCCCCCTCTTCCTACGGCATCTACATCCAGGATCAGTTGAGTTTTTCAGAGAATCTGAAGCTGCTGTTGGGACTGCGCTACGACAATGCCACCCAGCGGACCGCCGATTTGCTCACCGCCACGCGCACCAGCGAAGATTTCGACGCCTTCAGCCCGCGCGTCGGTCTTGTCTGGAGGCCCATCCTGCCGCTCGCCCTTTACGGCAGCTTCAGCCGCTCCTTTTTGCCGACGCTGGGAACCAACCAGGCGGGGTTGCCGTTTGTGCCCGAGCGCGGCGAGCAGTTCGAGGCGGGTCTCAAGGCGGATCTGTTGGAAGGGAAGCTCTTCACGACGCTTGCCTATTTCGATTTGACCCGCCAGAACGTGCTTACCCCCGATCCGAGCAATCCTTTCTTTTCGCTGCAGACGGGTGAGCAGAACAGCCGCGGCGTCGAATTCGACCTCACCGGCGAACCTGTGCCGGGTTGGAACCTGACCGCCGCCTACGCCTACATCGACGCGCGCATCACCCGCGACACCCAGTTTGCAGTCGGTAACCGTCTAGGCGCCGTCCCCCACCACAGCGCTAGCCTCTGGAGCACCTACCAGTTGCAGGAAGGTTCCCTCAAAGGTCTCGGTTTCGGCCTCGGTTTGTTCTATGTCGGCGAGCGAACGGGAGATCTGGCCAATACTTTTACGCTGCCCGGTTATCTGCGCACCGACGCCGGCGTCTACTACCGCGCCGACAATGTCCGCTATGCTTTTAACTTCCGCAACCTGTTCAACGTCGAGTACTACGAAAGCGCCGGCAGCGCCCTCGATGTGATCGTGGGGACCCCGTTCACGGTGATCGGCAGCGTCTCGGTGGAGTTTTGA
- the fldA gene encoding flavodoxin FldA, whose product MPAKIGLFFGTTTGKTGDAAEVIQQELGKTQVDLRDIGRASKADLTAYEYLIIGCPTWNIGDLQDDWDSFYPDLDQINFAGKKVAYFGTGDQRGYGDNFQDAMGILEEKISQRGGTTVGYWPADNYDFNASKAYKNGKFVGLALDDDNQPEQTERRIKQWVAQLKREFGI is encoded by the coding sequence ATGCCAGCCAAGATCGGTTTGTTTTTCGGCACCACCACCGGCAAGACCGGGGATGCCGCCGAGGTCATCCAGCAGGAATTGGGTAAAACCCAGGTGGATCTGCGCGACATCGGCCGGGCGTCCAAGGCGGACCTGACCGCCTACGAGTACCTCATCATCGGTTGTCCCACCTGGAATATCGGCGATTTGCAGGACGACTGGGATTCGTTCTATCCGGATCTCGACCAGATCAATTTCGCCGGCAAGAAGGTGGCCTACTTCGGCACCGGCGACCAGCGCGGCTACGGCGACAACTTCCAGGACGCCATGGGCATCTTGGAAGAAAAGATCTCCCAGCGCGGCGGTACCACCGTCGGCTATTGGCCGGCGGACAATTACGATTTCAACGCCTCAAAAGCCTACAAAAACGGCAAGTTCGTGGGTCTGGCCCTCGACGACGACAACCAACCGGAACAGACCGAGCGGCGTATCAAGCAGTGGGTGGCGCAGTTGAAGCGCGAGTTCGGCATCTAG
- a CDS encoding class I SAM-dependent methyltransferase yields the protein MRALPGVSEGLLFSLCARYLETQRQDGIVFDQKAIEIVHRLNLDCTALARRNSVWPTQVAVAIRTEILDRAVQRFLQVHPEAVVVNLGAGLCTRYFRVDNGRVRWYELDLPALKRPWSHLFGESDRHRHLGCSVMDFAWMDILQPLRRSPFLFIAEGLLMYLTECEARQLVACLGAAFPCAELLAEAVSPVVVERHDRTEAASFRWGIDRGSHLEGWSGGVEFLQEWYYLDYHPHRWGWLRLLRRLPAVRRSMKIIHIRYR from the coding sequence ATGCGGGCTCTGCCGGGTGTGTCTGAGGGTTTGCTGTTCTCCTTGTGCGCCCGCTACCTGGAGACGCAGCGGCAGGACGGCATCGTCTTCGACCAGAAAGCCATCGAGATTGTCCACAGGTTGAACCTCGATTGCACCGCCCTGGCCAGGCGCAACAGTGTCTGGCCGACGCAGGTGGCCGTCGCCATCCGCACCGAGATCCTCGATCGCGCGGTGCAGCGGTTCTTGCAGGTCCATCCCGAGGCGGTGGTCGTCAACCTGGGAGCGGGCCTTTGCACGCGCTACTTCCGGGTGGACAACGGCCGGGTGCGCTGGTACGAACTGGACCTGCCGGCCCTGAAGCGACCGTGGAGCCACCTGTTCGGCGAAAGCGACCGCCATCGGCATCTGGGCTGCTCGGTCATGGATTTTGCCTGGATGGATATCCTGCAGCCGCTGCGCCGCTCGCCGTTTCTGTTTATCGCGGAGGGTCTGCTGATGTATCTGACGGAGTGCGAAGCCCGGCAACTGGTCGCTTGTCTGGGAGCCGCCTTTCCTTGTGCCGAACTGTTGGCGGAGGCCGTCAGCCCGGTTGTCGTCGAGCGTCACGACCGGACCGAGGCCGCTTCCTTTCGCTGGGGTATCGACCGCGGCAGCCACCTGGAAGGCTGGAGCGGGGGGGTCGAGTTCCTCCAGGAATGGTATTACCTGGACTACCACCCACACCGCTGGGGGTGGCTGCGGCTGCTGCGCCGGCTGCCCGCGGTGCGCCGGTCGATGAAAATCATTCACATTCGTTATCGTTAG
- a CDS encoding DUF4351 domain-containing protein, with protein MVVSTEPVVYPDCDGLPMSDNTEQFRWIVYIKEGLEWLFAGEPDVFVAGDLLWYPIEGDNKTRQAPDALVAFGRPKGKRGSYRQWLEAGIAPQVVFEVLSPGNSVREMTRKFAFYQRFGVEEYYLYDPEAGALDGYVRRGGVLEGIESMSGWVSPRLGVRFDVDAGGQLQMWRPDGTPFESYGEIAARAEQERQRAEQERQRAEQAEQRADEERQRAEQAERRRALSLVLRLLTRRVGTLEPGVSERVGGLPDEGLNALAEALLDFGCAADLQSWLDGRPTG; from the coding sequence ATGGTTGTTTCCACAGAACCGGTCGTCTACCCGGACTGCGATGGCCTGCCCATGTCCGACAACACCGAGCAGTTCCGCTGGATCGTCTACATCAAAGAAGGCCTGGAGTGGCTGTTCGCGGGCGAGCCCGATGTCTTCGTGGCCGGCGATTTGCTGTGGTACCCGATAGAAGGAGATAACAAGACCCGGCAGGCTCCCGACGCCCTGGTCGCTTTTGGCAGACCCAAGGGCAAGCGCGGCAGCTACCGGCAGTGGCTCGAAGCGGGCATCGCCCCGCAGGTGGTCTTCGAGGTGCTCTCGCCCGGCAACAGTGTCCGGGAGATGACGCGCAAGTTCGCCTTCTACCAGCGCTTTGGTGTCGAGGAGTATTACCTATACGATCCCGAGGCGGGTGCCCTCGACGGCTACGTGCGCCGGGGCGGAGTGCTGGAGGGCATCGAGTCGATGTCAGGGTGGGTGAGCCCCAGGTTGGGGGTGCGCTTCGATGTGGATGCCGGGGGCCAGTTGCAGATGTGGCGGCCGGACGGGACGCCGTTCGAGAGCTATGGAGAAATCGCCGCCCGCGCCGAGCAGGAGCGCCAACGGGCCGAACAGGAGCGCCAACGGGCCGAGCAGGCCGAGCAAAGAGCAGACGAGGAGCGCCAACGCGCCGAGCAGGCCGAACGGAGGAGGGCATTGTCCCTGGTCTTGCGTCTACTCACCCGGCGGGTCGGCACCCTGGAGCCCGGGGTGAGCGAGCGCGTCGGCGGGCTGCCGGATGAAGGGCTCAATGCCCTGGCCGAGGCGCTGCTGGACTTCGGCTGCGCCGCCGATCTGCAAAGCTGGCTCGACGGCCGGCCGACGGGCTAA
- a CDS encoding DUF4351 domain-containing protein, translating into MAEQERRPFDTSLQGLAALYSRHFLAWLKGPEVTWEQELNSVIVAQQRRADFLIRYRDEQAEARLLHVEFQTLVQKGEPREELPVRMATYALFVLNRYGLLPNQVLVLLKDSAATRQVPERFEQGRVRVEYDLVRLWEQDPEPVLASGLVGLMPLVPLMRGQELGALLEACTGVIEAEIESSQQRTEVLTVTGLLASLRDTQVVTEFFRRRSQMSLLTETPLFQELTRELVQQAVQQAVHETEQRTRLQFLLHQLEHKFGPLPEDMLTALQAIADTDALDTLGLALLDAPDIEAFRRQLPPSVS; encoded by the coding sequence GTGGCCGAGCAAGAACGCCGCCCATTCGACACCAGCCTGCAGGGTCTGGCCGCCCTCTACAGCCGCCACTTCCTCGCCTGGCTCAAAGGGCCCGAGGTGACGTGGGAGCAAGAACTCAACTCTGTCATCGTCGCTCAGCAGCGCCGCGCCGATTTTCTGATTCGCTACCGCGATGAGCAGGCGGAGGCACGCTTGCTGCACGTCGAATTCCAAACGCTTGTTCAGAAGGGCGAGCCCCGCGAAGAGCTGCCCGTGCGTATGGCGACTTACGCCCTGTTCGTGCTGAACCGCTACGGCCTGCTGCCCAATCAGGTGCTCGTCCTGCTCAAGGACAGCGCTGCCACCCGTCAGGTACCGGAGCGCTTCGAGCAAGGCCGGGTGCGGGTGGAGTACGACCTTGTGCGGTTGTGGGAGCAAGACCCCGAGCCGGTGCTGGCCAGTGGTCTGGTGGGGCTGATGCCGCTGGTGCCGCTGATGCGCGGGCAGGAATTGGGGGCACTGCTGGAAGCGTGCACCGGGGTCATTGAGGCGGAGATAGAATCGAGCCAACAGCGCACCGAGGTGCTGACGGTCACGGGTCTTTTGGCCTCATTAAGGGATACGCAAGTCGTCACGGAGTTTTTTAGAAGGAGGTCGCAGATGAGTTTGTTGACCGAGACGCCGCTGTTTCAGGAGTTGACCCGCGAGCTGGTGCAACAGGCTGTGCAACAGGCTGTGCATGAAACGGAGCAACGCACCAGACTTCAGTTTCTGCTGCACCAACTGGAGCACAAGTTTGGGCCGTTGCCGGAAGATATGCTGACAGCCCTGCAGGCGATAGCCGATACGGACGCGCTGGACACTCTGGGCCTGGCCTTGCTCGATGCCCCGGACATCGAGGCGTTTCGCCGGCAGCTGCCGCCGTCGGTCTCGTGA
- a CDS encoding TonB-dependent siderophore receptor: MAAGGWSVAAAALARAAEPVIAIRRARLATSVRRVKACLPNRNASLLVAGGLSLLCAGPAAAQPLATEVSRLGELPSVSTSAAHLAQQPAEPSQAQAPAPPDGEELDEVTVTGTGTYRRSNASTATKTDTPILDTPQSVQVIPRQIIEDQGSVRMREVLRNVSGVYLNNNYSNYSESFNIRGFTASQFTNAFATSKFDSFNAVDTTNIERIEVLKGPSSVLFGQAEPAGVINYVTKRPLLTPYTAIGFTAGSYDFYRTTLDLSGPLTAGGTLAYRLNVAYEDANTFRGTQGRRTFFSPVLEWRVTPDTTLSFEVIHSRDNRPFELGLPAVGTGVAPVPYNRLFADPKGLLLTNSTRAIAVLEHRFAENLTMRSAGRYASYIENYPRLIYSAGLLEDNRSLQLADDRGEYYFESFGFQNDLIWKAKTGSIDHTVLFGLELGKSLQSGYGIFGLANVIDIYQPPPYVLEPAAESSRSPYGFRNAISFFGVYLQDQISFSDNLKLVLGGRYDTASAPSTDPITGAINPSEGQAFSPRVGLLYKPAPDVSLFANFNQSFTPTSGRSAAGTPFLPTRGTGYELGAKADLLAGRLFANLALFKIAKTNVVTFDPTNPRFSIQVGEQESQGVEFDLTGEILPGWNVVATYAYTDAKISRDNTYPVGNRLPTAPLHGGSLWSAYRVSEGALAGWGIGAGVFSVGERFGDLANSFSVPGYTRFDVALYYRRGGLNAALNFKNLFNAQYIESAVSRGGITPGAPFTVQGTLEVRF, encoded by the coding sequence ATGGCGGCGGGCGGGTGGTCGGTTGCGGCGGCTGCGCTCGCGCGGGCGGCAGAGCCGGTGATCGCCATTCGGCGGGCACGGTTGGCCACTTCCGTACGGAGGGTGAAGGCTTGCCTGCCTAACCGCAACGCCAGTCTGTTGGTGGCGGGCGGCTTGTCGCTGCTGTGCGCCGGCCCCGCTGCTGCCCAGCCGTTGGCCACGGAGGTGTCGCGCCTCGGCGAACTGCCCTCCGTCTCGACCAGTGCCGCCCATCTGGCCCAACAGCCCGCCGAGCCGAGCCAAGCCCAGGCTCCTGCCCCACCGGACGGCGAGGAACTCGACGAGGTGACGGTGACCGGCACTGGTACTTACCGCCGCTCGAACGCCTCGACCGCCACCAAGACCGACACCCCGATTCTCGACACGCCCCAGTCCGTCCAGGTCATCCCCCGCCAGATCATCGAGGACCAGGGCTCCGTGCGCATGCGAGAGGTGTTGCGCAACGTCAGCGGCGTCTACCTGAACAACAACTACAGCAATTACAGCGAATCGTTCAATATCCGCGGCTTTACCGCAAGCCAGTTCACCAATGCCTTTGCAACGAGCAAGTTCGATTCGTTCAATGCCGTCGATACCACGAACATCGAGCGCATCGAGGTGCTCAAAGGGCCGTCCTCGGTGCTGTTCGGGCAAGCGGAACCCGCGGGCGTCATCAACTACGTCACCAAAAGACCCCTGCTCACCCCCTACACCGCGATCGGCTTCACCGCCGGCAGCTACGACTTCTACCGCACGACGCTGGATCTGTCCGGCCCGCTCACCGCGGGCGGCACCCTGGCCTACCGGCTGAATGTCGCCTACGAAGACGCCAATACTTTTCGTGGCACCCAGGGTCGGCGGACGTTCTTCTCGCCGGTGCTGGAGTGGAGAGTCACTCCCGACACGACGCTGAGCTTCGAGGTAATCCACAGCCGCGACAACCGTCCTTTCGAGCTGGGCCTTCCGGCGGTGGGCACCGGGGTGGCGCCGGTACCGTACAACCGGCTCTTTGCCGATCCCAAGGGATTGCTGCTTACCAATTCGACGCGGGCCATCGCGGTGCTGGAACACCGGTTCGCGGAGAATCTGACCATGCGCAGTGCGGGGCGCTACGCCAGCTATATCGAAAACTACCCAAGATTGATCTATAGCGCAGGGCTGCTGGAAGACAACCGCTCGTTGCAGCTGGCGGACGACCGGGGGGAGTATTACTTCGAATCGTTCGGTTTCCAGAACGACCTGATCTGGAAGGCAAAGACGGGCTCGATCGACCACACGGTCCTATTTGGCCTCGAACTGGGCAAGTCTCTCCAGTCGGGGTACGGAATCTTTGGCCTGGCGAATGTCATCGATATCTATCAGCCCCCTCCCTACGTGCTCGAGCCCGCCGCGGAATCGTCGCGTTCTCCTTATGGTTTCAGGAACGCCATCAGCTTTTTCGGGGTGTACCTGCAGGATCAGATTTCCTTTTCGGACAACCTCAAGCTGGTGCTCGGCGGTCGTTACGACACTGCCTCGGCGCCCAGTACGGATCCGATAACGGGTGCGATAAACCCTTCGGAGGGGCAGGCGTTCTCTCCGCGGGTCGGCCTGTTGTACAAACCCGCCCCCGACGTGTCGCTGTTCGCCAACTTCAACCAGTCTTTCACTCCCACTTCCGGCCGCAGCGCTGCGGGTACGCCGTTTCTGCCCACCCGCGGCACCGGCTACGAACTGGGCGCCAAGGCCGATTTGCTGGCGGGCCGCCTGTTCGCCAACCTGGCGCTGTTCAAGATTGCCAAGACCAACGTCGTCACCTTCGACCCCACCAACCCCCGCTTTTCGATTCAGGTGGGCGAGCAGGAGAGCCAGGGGGTCGAATTCGACCTCACCGGCGAGATCCTGCCGGGGTGGAACGTGGTCGCCACTTACGCCTACACCGACGCGAAGATCAGCCGCGACAACACCTACCCGGTAGGCAACCGCCTGCCCACCGCGCCGCTGCATGGGGGGAGCCTCTGGAGCGCCTACCGGGTGAGCGAGGGAGCGCTGGCGGGCTGGGGGATCGGGGCGGGGGTGTTCTCGGTGGGCGAGCGCTTCGGGGATCTGGCCAACAGCTTTTCGGTGCCCGGTTACACCCGCTTCGATGTGGCGCTCTACTACCGCCGCGGCGGACTGAACGCGGCCCTCAACTTCAAGAACCTGTTCAATGCCCAGTACATCGAGTCGGCCGTCAGCCGCGGGGGGATTACTCCGGGGGCACCCTTCACGGTGCAGGGCACCCTCGAAGTGCGCTTTTGA
- a CDS encoding helix-turn-helix transcriptional regulator: MSEQVLADLGQELNAHTQYPDPQDELDLLWRLPSWLAEGCFREIALREGLALCIENFRLRDRWELALPEREECLCFHFHLSGEHRDGSTEVGNLEYALYGSGLAPKQTMAGPDHFPILEVHIWMQPEVLVAFVGHNGELPTEFAHLVRPADQKYYTRVGTVSPALQQILRQIVRCPYSGLAKRLYLEAKALEAAALVLEHEQEVRQGRCLQHALQSDCVERICRAREIVLQNLDRPLALAELARRVGLNECALKRGFRQVFGTTVFGYLRDYRLEQARQLLLSGEANVSGVMQAVGFADRGHFAAAFRKKFGVAPKDYR, encoded by the coding sequence ATGTCTGAGCAAGTCTTGGCTGATTTGGGCCAAGAGCTTAACGCGCACACACAATACCCGGATCCGCAAGACGAACTGGATCTGCTCTGGCGCTTGCCGTCGTGGTTGGCCGAAGGTTGTTTTCGAGAAATTGCCTTGCGCGAGGGATTGGCATTGTGCATCGAAAATTTCCGGCTGCGCGATCGCTGGGAGCTTGCTTTGCCGGAACGGGAGGAATGCCTGTGTTTCCATTTCCACCTGTCGGGGGAGCACCGGGACGGCAGCACCGAGGTGGGCAACCTCGAATACGCCCTCTACGGCAGCGGTCTGGCTCCCAAGCAAACCATGGCCGGCCCGGATCACTTTCCTATCCTGGAGGTGCACATCTGGATGCAGCCGGAGGTGCTGGTTGCCTTCGTTGGCCACAATGGAGAACTGCCGACGGAGTTCGCGCACCTGGTCCGCCCAGCGGACCAAAAATACTACACCCGCGTGGGAACGGTCTCGCCCGCCCTGCAGCAGATCCTTCGGCAAATCGTCCGCTGTCCGTATTCGGGCCTCGCCAAGCGGCTGTATCTGGAAGCCAAGGCGCTGGAGGCGGCGGCGCTGGTCTTGGAGCACGAGCAGGAGGTGCGGCAGGGGCGATGCCTGCAGCATGCGTTGCAATCCGATTGCGTCGAGCGCATCTGTCGCGCCCGCGAAATCGTGCTGCAGAATCTGGATCGGCCGCTGGCTTTGGCCGAGCTGGCGCGGCGGGTGGGACTGAACGAATGTGCGCTCAAGCGCGGTTTCCGGCAGGTGTTCGGCACAACGGTGTTCGGCTATCTGCGCGACTACCGGCTGGAGCAGGCGCGGCAGTTGCTGCTGTCGGGCGAGGCGAACGTGTCTGGGGTGATGCAGGCGGTGGGCTTTGCGGATCGCGGCCATTTCGCGGCGGCGTTTCGCAAGAAGTTCGGGGTCGCTCCGAAAGATTACCGATAA
- a CDS encoding ABC transporter ATP-binding protein codes for MLVDFGFDLAGRTDARLWRGLTLSILQALLGVVPYLVLYFALEAVFAGRATDALAWGAAAILGVCLLLLWVVRAHAMLDNFAATYALVCDMRLRLADHLGRLPMGFFTRRRTGALADVLTGDFAIYTEVVTHTWGLVIANLALPVCIAGVLFLADWRLALLAVATIPFALLAVIWSQWLLVRAGEKLMDAKADTVGRLVEYIQGIAVLRAFGRTGAKHAALAASLARLEKQSLYTELAPAPALLMYGFTVELGFTIAAVVGAWLMTGGALSPAVYLLFLVLSLRFYKSLAELGIYLAELRFASATIARIRGYFGESAQPEPAAASLPTGCDVVFDNVSFAYEEQTVLKRVWAVMRPGTLTALVGPSGSGKSTVAHLLTRLWDVDSGAIRIGGVDVRAMAMAALQAHIGIVFQDVYLFRDSVLNNIRLGCPDADAEQVLAAAKAARAHDFIVQLPQGYETILGEGGYDLSGGQRQRLSIARALLKDAPILILDEATASVDLDNERLIQQAIAALTRGRTVIVIAHRLWTIQHADQILYFEHGRIVERGTHAELLAVENGRYRRQWQAQQQAGGWRIGGATGVRSVG; via the coding sequence ATGCTGGTTGATTTCGGGTTCGATCTGGCCGGGCGCACCGACGCGCGGCTGTGGCGCGGCCTGACCCTCAGCATCCTGCAGGCGCTGTTGGGCGTGGTGCCGTACCTGGTGCTGTATTTTGCCCTGGAGGCCGTCTTTGCCGGCCGGGCCACCGACGCGCTCGCCTGGGGAGCGGCGGCGATCTTGGGCGTCTGCCTGCTGCTGTTGTGGGTGGTGCGCGCCCACGCCATGCTCGACAACTTTGCCGCCACCTACGCGCTCGTGTGCGACATGCGCCTGCGGCTGGCCGACCACCTGGGCCGCCTGCCGATGGGCTTTTTTACCCGTCGGCGCACCGGGGCGCTCGCGGATGTGCTGACCGGCGACTTCGCCATCTACACCGAGGTTGTCACCCACACCTGGGGTCTGGTGATCGCCAATCTGGCCCTGCCGGTGTGCATCGCCGGGGTGCTCTTTTTGGCCGATTGGCGCCTGGCGCTGCTGGCGGTGGCCACGATCCCTTTTGCGCTGCTGGCGGTCATTTGGAGCCAGTGGCTGCTGGTGCGCGCCGGCGAAAAGCTGATGGACGCCAAGGCCGACACGGTCGGGCGGCTGGTCGAATATATCCAGGGGATCGCCGTGCTGCGCGCTTTTGGCCGCACGGGCGCCAAGCACGCGGCGCTGGCGGCGAGTCTTGCGCGCCTGGAAAAGCAGAGCCTGTATACGGAACTGGCCCCCGCCCCCGCCCTGCTGATGTACGGGTTCACCGTCGAGTTGGGCTTCACGATCGCGGCGGTGGTCGGCGCCTGGTTGATGACCGGTGGGGCGCTCTCCCCGGCGGTGTATCTGTTGTTTCTGGTGCTCTCGCTGCGCTTTTACAAATCCCTTGCCGAACTGGGCATCTATCTGGCCGAATTGCGTTTCGCCTCCGCCACCATCGCGCGCATCCGCGGGTACTTCGGCGAATCCGCCCAGCCCGAACCGGCCGCAGCGAGTCTGCCCACCGGTTGCGACGTCGTCTTTGACAACGTCTCTTTCGCCTACGAGGAGCAGACCGTCCTAAAACGGGTGTGGGCGGTGATGCGCCCAGGCACGCTCACCGCCCTGGTCGGTCCCTCCGGCTCGGGCAAGTCCACCGTCGCCCACTTGCTTACCAGATTATGGGATGTCGATTCGGGTGCAATCCGCATCGGCGGCGTTGATGTGCGCGCAATGGCCATGGCTGCGCTCCAGGCGCACATCGGCATCGTCTTTCAGGATGTGTACTTGTTTCGCGACTCGGTGCTCAACAATATCCGCCTGGGCTGTCCCGACGCCGACGCCGAACAGGTGCTCGCCGCCGCCAAGGCTGCCCGCGCCCACGATTTTATTGTGCAACTGCCGCAGGGCTACGAGACGATCCTGGGCGAGGGCGGCTACGACCTCTCCGGCGGGCAGCGCCAGCGCCTCAGTATCGCCCGCGCCCTGCTCAAGGACGCCCCGATTCTTATCCTGGATGAAGCGACCGCAAGCGTCGATCTGGACAACGAGCGGCTCATCCAGCAGGCGATCGCCGCACTGACCAGGGGGCGCACGGTGATCGTGATTGCCCACCGCCTCTGGACCATCCAGCACGCCGATCAGATCCTCTATTTCGAACACGGCCGCATCGTCGAGCGCGGCACCCACGCCGAGCTGCTGGCCGTCGAAAACGGTCGCTACCGCCGCCAGTGGCAGGCGCAGCAACAGGCCGGAGGCTGGCGAATTGGCGGAGCAACCGGTGTACGGTCTGTCGGATAA